From the genome of Setaria viridis chromosome 1, Setaria_viridis_v4.0, whole genome shotgun sequence:
ACAGCAACATCAGAAAATCTTGATGCCTATCAACATGGAGTCTTCCTTCTTCTAGAGGACAACGTATCAAAAGAAAATCTCGATGCCTATAGTCTTCTAGAGGACAACGTATCAAAAGAAAATCTCGATGCCTATAGTCTTCCTCCTCCTAGAGGAAGACATATCAAAAGCTCTCATTATCTAGGAGGACATATCAAAAGCTCTCATTATATAGAGGACAACATATCAAAAGCTCTCATGTATTTATAATGTAGTTACAccccatctcccttgccttccCTTCTTATTGGCCTCCTCGGCAGGCACAGGAGTAGGGGTAGCAGTAGGGGTAGCATGTGGCTTGACCGCTGGTACGGGAGGAAGCGGCATGGTAGTTtaaaaactgagcattcattCCGAGACTCAGTACCGGTTGTATTTTAACCCGATACTAATTTGAACATTCGTCTCGAGTTGGAGGCGGATGCGGGGTGGCGGgcaggatttttttattttttttgctggcggggatttcttttttttaattttttaatatcctTTAACCGTtacggatttcttttttttaattttttaatatcctTTAACCGTTACCAAGGATCCCTTAGTGGTTGCGAGGAGGGAACCtactcagtaccggttgcattttgacccggtactaattgatccggtactaatttgAACATTCGGTTGCATTTTGATCCGGTACCGGTACtaaccggttgcattttgacccggttacattttgacccggtactaattgaTCCGGTACTTAATTTGAACATTCGGTTGCATTTTGATCCGGTACCGGTACtaaccggttgcattttgacccggtactaattgatccggtactaatttgAACATTCGGTTGCATTTTGATCCGGTACCGGTACTAATTTGAACATTCGTCTCGAGTTCGAGCCTTGGAGGCACCGGTACTAATTTGAACATTCGTCTCGAGTTGGAGCCTTGGAGGCGGATGCGAGGTGGCACTAATTTGAACATTCGTTTGGAGGCGGATGCGGGTGGCGGGCGTCTCGAGTTGGAGGCGGATGCGGGGTGGCAGCGGAGAGGCGGATGCGGGGCCCGGGTGCGGCaggacttttttattttttttgtatttttttttgcaggtgggattttttttaattttttaatatcctTTAATCGGTACCAAGGATCCATTAGTGGTTGCGAGAAGGTACAAGGATCCATTAGTGGTCGCGAGAAGGGTTTCCCGTACCGGTACCACTGGCGCTTCAAATCTCTAAATCTCTCTTAAGTACAGGTTCTAATGGCGCTTCAAATCTATCTTAAAGGGATTCCCAAGTATTAAAGAGTATTAAAGGGGTTCCCATTACTAGCACGTTACTAATAGCGCATTATTACTAACCTTAGGGGTTCCCAAGTACCGCCTTAgaggttcccaaccggtacttaGGAGGCTCAGCTCAGCGTCCGGAAATTATGGCTTCAAGTCTCTCTTGGTGCGAACAGGAGCAGCTTGCACAGGTCGCTAGCACAGGTCAGCGACGAGCACGCAATAGGAGCTCTAGCCTCCTGAGGGCACACTGCTAAGGAATTCGTGGGGCGTGGCCACTGCACTCGACTGCAGCCTCACCATCATATATGGCGTGGACGAGCTAGATGAGTAAGGAAGAAGCTTATCGTGGAAAGAATAGGGAGTCAAAGAATAAGAATGCTTGGAAAGTCAAACGAGTTGTGGAGATGTATATTTTTTATTGCATTGGATGCGTCCGATATTTTGACTGCCCATCGTACTGCCGGACTAAAGCATTAccgaaaataaaaagaaaagatggaaattgagaagaaaaaaagaagaagagaaacatGACTCAAAACGAAGAGAAACATAAATCGACGTGCGGAGTTTCAAATATTGAAAAGCATGCGaattgaaaaatattgaaaagcATGCGAATTGAAAAACAAGTCCAGTGAGACGAGCATATCGAGTGTCAAATATCGAAATTTCTCGGGTACGAAGGCGTGAAGGCGACCAAGAACGAGGCAAAGACACGCGCAACACACAAAACTAGGCGACGAACACGACTGGGGTGTCAACCCAACCGTAGTGTATCTGTGCGCACTTTGGAGTCAAACCACTTCAGTAACAAACTTCTAGGACGACACGATGCTGTGCAGCTCCCGGTCCTCGCCGAGCGCGGCCTCCCTCACCGCCCGGAGGACGTCGGTCAGCGACACGACCCCGCGCAGCAGCCCCTCCTCATCCACCACCCACAGCCGGTGCACgtgcctcgtcgccgccgcctcgatcGCCTCGCCGAGGGTGCTCTCCGGCGAGCACGTCACCAGCGGCTGCGGCTCGTTACTCTGCTCTTCATCAGTGGCGATGGCAGCCGCCGCCACTGGGGTGTCGGCGTCCCGGACGCCGGTGTCCGTGGCGTCGGCGCCGGGGACGACGGGCCTGTTGCTCGCCCGGTACTCGGCCACCTTCCTCTTGAACTCCGTCACGCTGATCCCCAGCCACAGCTGCAGCCGCGCCACCGGGCAGTCCCGCAGGTCCGTCGCCGAGAACGTCTCGATCGCCTTCTTCCCCATTCCCTGCACAGCACGCAACGACAGAATTTCTTGAACAGGAAATATAAGCAAGGGAGAAGTTATCGCCGAGGTGTTCGTCGGAGCTTGATGCACTCACATCTTGCAGGGTCTCCgtatcgacggcggcggcgtcaatGACGGGCACGGCGGTGAGCGACGCCGCGCGCATCGCCTTGACGGCGTCGATCACCTTGGCGCCGCCCGCGACCGCGAACACGGCCTCGTTGACGGCGCCGAGCTCCCGCACGGTGCTCGACAGCACGCCCTTGAGCTCCGCGCCGTGCGCCCTGAGGAACCTGACCACGTCCATCTGCGTGAGCATCCGGTACCCCGGCGCGGACTCCACgagctccaccgccaccacgttGTCCGCCGAGCTCTCCAGCGGCACCAGCGCGCGGTGCACCCCCTTGCTGAACGTCTCCATGCAGTCCAGCACGCTGGTGCTCGGGTGGAGCGTCCAGAGGGTGAGGCCCTCGAGGGAGTGGCCGATGACGGAGGACACCGGGACGGCCATCCGGCGGGAGAGGTCGacggcctcctcgccgtcggcctcggcctcgtcgccggcgtcggcgatgTGGGCGAGGATGTCGAGCATGTTGACCATGCCGATGTAGTGCTTGCGGACGGCGCCGGTTGCCGGGTCGGACTCGAGGATCATGGAACCGCCGGCGCCGATCCAGTgacccggcggcgcggccacggcgacggcggagacggGCGCCGCGAGGAGCGCGTTCGCCGTGTG
Proteins encoded in this window:
- the LOC117851225 gene encoding SNF1-related protein kinase regulatory subunit gamma-like PV42a; protein product: MAQLRAPADEQRKQEALHGEEDDDVVVIDGGGNESNKKARAGLCGVLRERKVVDLARAKRRLVEVPYTATLAHTANALLAAPVSAVAVAAPPGHWIGAGGSMILESDPATGAVRKHYIGMVNMLDILAHIADAGDEAEADGEEAVDLSRRMAVPVSSVIGHSLEGLTLWTLHPSTSVLDCMETFSKGVHRALVPLESSADNVVAVELVESAPGYRMLTQMDVVRFLRAHGAELKGVLSSTVRELGAVNEAVFAVAGGAKVIDAVKAMRAASLTAVPVIDAAAVDTETLQDGMGKKAIETFSATDLRDCPVARLQLWLGISVTEFKRKVAEYRASNRPVVPGADATDTGVRDADTPVAAAAIATDEEQSNEPQPLVTCSPESTLGEAIEAAATRHVHRLWVVDEEGLLRGVVSLTDVLRAVREAALGEDRELHSIVSS